A genomic region of Raphanus sativus cultivar WK10039 chromosome 6, ASM80110v3, whole genome shotgun sequence contains the following coding sequences:
- the LOC108838626 gene encoding uncharacterized protein LOC108838626: MELDRVFPKLIALDDKQGSIFLVDVEYTWIPSTCKRCGNLGHKAKRCLLPPKPSQDSTLPSNSASISADIPTVDIDVILHQSDNSTSSSETIHQKDQKTTENISRTALESAAPVVQSLTNNTEGLEPDVPHAEDQVVAFSTSNTSSTLVDSQSTPTTTSVMEISPSAIISSEVQTPFADPLTTTSQVSVFESPSRFTVLGVVDEAETELSSSFSLTRGGRETKPPIKYKDMEWNTVRGRGKRGRGGRGSYL; the protein is encoded by the exons ATGGAACTTGATAGAGTTTTTCCGAAGCTCATCGCTCTTGACGATAAACAGGGCAGCATATTCCTTGTTGATGTTGAGTATACATGGATTCCATCTACATGTAAAAGATGTGGTAACCTAGGTCACAAAGCGAAGAGGTGTCTTCTTCCTCCCAAGCCGTCACAAGACTCAACCTTGCCGTCAAATTCTGCTTCTATTAGTGCTGATATCCCTACTGTGGATATTGATGTTATCTTGCATCAAAGTGATAACTCTACCTCATCGTCAGAAACTATCCATCAAAAGGATCAAAAGACCACTGAAAATATCTCACGCACTGCCTTAGAATCTGCTGCCCCTGTGGTTCAAAGTCTTACCAATAATACGGAAGGTCTCGAACCCGACGTCCCTCATGCT GAGGACCAAGTTGTTGCATTTAGCACTTCCAACACTTCTTCAACATTAGTAGATTCACAATCTACTCCTACTACAACTTCAGTTATGGAAATTTCTCCATCAGCCATTATCAGCAGTGAGGTTCAAACTCCATTTGCTGATCCCTTAACCACAACATCTCAAGTGAGTGTATTTGAGAGTCCTTCTCGTTTCACAGTACTTGGAGTTGTGGATGAAGCTGAGACAGAGCTTTCTAGTTCGTTCAGTTTGACAAGGGGTGGGAGAGAAACAAAACCTCCTATCAAATACAAAGACATGGAATGGAATACGGTTCGAGGGAGAGGAAAGCGTGGCCGTGGGGGTCGTGGTTCCTATCTCTAG
- the LOC108837619 gene encoding probable disease resistance protein At5g66890 — MDSIENFDALNNNLRECFTDMGSFLKDQKIIASTIIDLWSGLYGKENITCMSYLQDLASHNLLKLLPLGKNEYVDCFYNELLVRQDTAFREFAIHQCEKESVSILQRKRLNMDIQENKFPDWCLNLKQPVVLNASLLSVSTDDSFTSCWVEMDCPNVEVLVLNLYSSNYALPNFIATMKKLKVVMIMNHGLEPSKLTNLSCLSSLPNLRRIRFEKVSITLPDIPKLDLNSLEKLSLWLCHFDEALNESEFDVSETLLQSLQEIEIDYCYNLVELPHWVSQVVSLKKLSITNCNKLCRLLEAICNLRNLEMLRVVSCSSFFELPETIKILSNLRFLDVSGCFQLKRLPLEIGKLQKLKKISMRDCYRCELPDSVKNLEDLEVKCDEGTVFLWEGVKSKMKNLTITEEETEHNLNLLRLF, encoded by the exons ATGGATTCGATCGAAAATTTTGATGCCTTGAACAACAATCTTAGAGAGTGTTTCACAGACATGGGCTCGTTTCTTAAAGACCAGAAGATCATTGCCTCCACAATAATCGACTTATGGTCTGGATTATACGGTAAGGAGAATATCACTTGCATGAGTTACCTCCAAGATCTTGCCTCCCACAATCTCCTTAAACTTCTTCCTCTTGg GAAAAATGAGTATGTAGATTGTTTCTACAATGAGTTATTGGTTAGACAAGACACTGCCTTTAGAGAGTTTGCTATACATCAATGTGAAAAGGAGTCGGTTTCGATCCTCCAAAGGAAAAGATTAAACATGGATATCCAAGAGAACAAGTTCCCTGACTGGTGTTTAAATCTAAAACAGCCTGTTGTTTTGAACGCTTCTCTACTATCTGTCTCTACTG ATGATTCATTTACATCGTGTTGGGTTGAAATGGATTGTCCAAACGTTGAAGTTTTAGTTCTTAATCTCTATTCATCAAACTATGCATTACCAAACTTCATTGCTACAATGAAGAAACTGAAAGTTGTGATGATCATGAATCACGGTCTTGAACCTTCAAAGTTGACCAACTTATCGTGTCTCAGCTCATTACCTAACCTAAGACGGATCAGATTTGAGAAAGTTTCAATCACTTTGCCTGACATTCCCAAGCTTGATCTCAATAGTCTCGAGAAGCTATCGCTTTGGTTGTGTCATTTCGATGAGGCTCTTAACGAGTCAGAGTTTGATGTTTCTGAAACTTTACTACAGAGTTTGCAAGAAATCGAGATAGATTATTGTTACAACCTTGTTGAGTTACCACATTGGGTCTCTCAAGTTGTTTCATTAAAGAAGCTTAGCATCACGAATTGTAACAAGCTCTGCAGACTCTTGGAAGCTATATGCAACTTGAGGAACCTTGAAATGCTGAGGGTGGTCTCTTGTAGTAGTTTCTTTGAGCTTCCTGAAACGATCAAGATACTTAGCAATTTGCGGTTTCTAGACGTTTCTGGATGTTTTCAACTAAAAAGGTTACCTCTAGAGATTGGAAAATTGCAGAAGTTGAAGAAGATTTCCATGAGAGATTGTTATCGATGTGAATTGCCAGATTCAGTAAAGAATCTAGAGGACCTGGAGGTGAAATGCGACGAAGGGACTGTGTTCTTATGGGAAGGAGTCAAATCTAAAATGAAGAATCTGACAATCACAGAAGAGGAAACAGAGCATAACCTTAACTTGCTTCGGCTGTTCTGA
- the LOC130495530 gene encoding mitogen-activated protein kinase kinase kinase 5-like — MRWLPQLSFSSSSSSSSLKPMASSPDRNLDRDRFHRRFFRFNRGRGLTRQRKLRHLTDDDVASTSGLNRSPSAYTRSPSAVPLPLPLPSPEVPGDPPRNRNAVNNGAKGSEEDRAVPDRTTSAPPLTCVNGVAARATENSPYQDFNNSPSPGAGAGTRNGYWVNIPIPTMSAPATPYMSPPRDLPFFYLPPKTNQVWSAPDMPFDISGVPPAYYDLTAFSTDNSPIHSPQPPSPRRHPTDGISSPLPHPRLSADVRRDNSNVHPLPLPPGAAAAAAAAAAAPSSSSSAVPCQQPPLKQDSFPINSQWKKGKLIGRGTFGSVYVASNSKPHITL, encoded by the exons ATGCGTTGGCTTCCCCAactctccttctcctcttcttcttcttcttcttctctcaaaCCCATGGCTTCTTCTCCCGATCGAAACCTGGATCGTGATCGTTTCCACCGCCGCTTCTTTCGTTTTAACCGCGGGAGGGGGCTCACGCGCCAGAGGAAGCTCCGTCACTTGACGGACGACGACGTCGCCTCAACCTCCGGGTTAAACCGGTCTCCGAGCGCGTACACTCGCTCTCCTTCCGCCGTGCCGTTACCGTTGCCTCTGCCGTCACCAGAGGTCCCCGGAGATCCTCCGAGGAATCGGAATGCGGTGAACAACGGTGCTAAAGGATCGGAGGAGGATAGGGCTGTTCCTGACCGCACCACCTCTGCTCCTCCTCTCACCTG CGTCAATGGCGTTGCTGCACGTGCCACGGAGAATTCTCCATATCAAGACTTTAATAATAGTCCTAGCCCGGGCGCGGGCGCGGGAACCAGGAACGGTTATTGGGTGAACATTCCAATTCCAACCATGAGCGCTCCCGCCACTCCCTACATGAGTCCTCCAAGGGATTTACCTTTTTTCTATTTGCCTCCTAAGACCAATCAAGTCTGGTCTGCACCTGACATGCcctttgatatctctggtgtccCTCCTGCTTATTACGATCTCACTGCTTTTAGTACTGACAACTCCCCCATCCATAGCCCGCAGCCTCCAAGTCCCCGCAGGCATCCCACTGATGGCATTTCCTCCCCCTTGCCTCATCCGAGGCTGTCCGCTGATGTACGCCGTGATAACTCCAATGTTCATCCTCTGCCTCTCCCTCCtggagctgctgctgctgctgctgctgctgctgctgctcccTCCTCCTCTTCATCAGCTGTTCCGTGCCAGCAGCCTCCTCTCAAACAGGATTCGTTCCCCATTAATTCTCAGTGGAAGAAAGGAAAGCTTATAGGTCGTGGTACTTTTGGAAGTGTTTACGTCGCCAGTAACAG TAAACCCCATATAACACTGTAG